One Idiomarina loihiensis L2TR genomic window carries:
- the nspC gene encoding carboxynorspermidine decarboxylase, which produces MSQYTSPEIPSPCYVLDEKLLRKNLELMQKVQEQSGADIILALKGYAMWSAFPLIRQYLKGCTASSVWEAKLAAEEFSREVHAYAPAYKQEDIDELLPLVNHLSFNSVSQWHKYREQTADAGVSVGLRINPEHQEAETELYDPSAPGSRLGIRASELNQQDLTGVEGLHVHNLCECDSFALERTLDAVENRFGEQLKQMKWLNLGGGHLMTRQGYDVDHLIKQLKRLRETYDLQVILEPGSAVAWQTGPLVCEVVDIVENQGQIALLDISATAHMPDVLEMPYRPVITGAGLPAEKAFSYRLGGNSCLAGDVIGEYSFDQPLAVGDRLVFEDMMHYTMVKTSFFNGVQHPAIGILRENGQFDCVRQFSYEDFRNRLS; this is translated from the coding sequence ATGAGTCAATATACATCGCCGGAAATTCCGTCTCCTTGCTATGTGCTGGACGAAAAGCTGCTACGCAAGAACCTCGAGCTGATGCAAAAGGTACAGGAGCAAAGTGGTGCCGACATTATTCTGGCACTGAAAGGCTACGCCATGTGGTCAGCTTTTCCGCTTATTCGTCAGTATCTGAAAGGCTGCACAGCCAGTTCTGTCTGGGAGGCAAAGCTGGCAGCGGAGGAGTTTTCGCGCGAAGTTCATGCTTATGCGCCAGCTTATAAACAAGAAGACATCGACGAACTGCTGCCGTTAGTGAATCACTTGTCTTTCAACAGTGTCTCTCAATGGCACAAGTACCGTGAACAGACAGCTGATGCCGGAGTTTCCGTTGGTCTGCGTATTAACCCGGAGCATCAGGAAGCTGAAACTGAGCTTTATGATCCCAGCGCACCGGGCTCTCGTCTGGGTATTCGTGCCAGCGAACTTAATCAGCAGGACTTAACCGGCGTTGAAGGTTTGCACGTGCACAACCTGTGCGAGTGCGACTCTTTTGCCCTTGAGCGCACACTGGACGCCGTGGAAAACCGTTTTGGCGAACAGCTAAAACAAATGAAATGGTTGAATCTGGGTGGCGGACATCTCATGACCCGTCAGGGCTACGATGTTGATCATCTGATAAAACAGTTAAAGCGCCTGCGCGAAACCTACGACCTTCAAGTGATACTGGAGCCCGGCTCTGCCGTTGCCTGGCAAACCGGTCCGCTGGTCTGTGAAGTGGTGGATATTGTTGAGAACCAGGGGCAAATTGCTTTACTGGATATTTCAGCCACAGCGCATATGCCGGACGTGCTGGAAATGCCTTATCGCCCGGTCATTACCGGAGCAGGTTTACCAGCAGAAAAAGCCTTCAGTTATCGCTTAGGCGGCAACAGTTGCTTAGCCGGTGATGTTATCGGTGAGTACAGTTTTGATCAGCCGCTGGCTGTTGGCGACCGCCTGGTGTTTGAGGACATGATGCATTACACCATGGTGAAAACGTCTTTCTTTAACGGTGTTCAACACCCAGCCATTGGTATTTTGCGGGAGAATGGACAGTTCGATTGTGTACGACAATTTAGCTACGAAGATTTCCGCAATCGCTTGTCTTAA
- a CDS encoding tetratricopeptide repeat protein: protein MKIVIPMLIAVAGLTAMHKAQAQDVEAVQLYSDAELVEMFATNAHLKRVRDTDRCQLAQDIEAQAELERRPTYQFLYGDMMAWGVCYDRDPELGLLYMEKAAQHGLLEALEQLGRYYHEGVLVQKDIERAILYLREAASLGNLPAQRRFADILLADEGSPYDYEKAYHWLHNSITADKRTYADIEQKLAKLAERMPPSVVEKAKRPLD from the coding sequence ATGAAGATAGTCATTCCAATGCTGATTGCTGTAGCCGGATTGACCGCTATGCACAAGGCGCAGGCGCAGGATGTTGAAGCGGTACAGTTATATTCAGACGCGGAACTGGTTGAGATGTTTGCAACTAATGCGCATCTGAAACGGGTACGCGATACCGATCGCTGCCAGTTGGCACAGGATATTGAAGCTCAGGCCGAGCTTGAGCGCCGACCGACTTATCAGTTTCTTTATGGCGACATGATGGCCTGGGGTGTGTGTTATGACCGTGACCCCGAACTTGGCCTGCTGTATATGGAGAAAGCAGCTCAGCATGGCTTACTGGAAGCTCTGGAGCAGTTAGGTCGCTATTACCATGAAGGGGTTTTGGTGCAAAAAGACATTGAGCGTGCCATTCTGTACCTTCGTGAAGCCGCATCGTTAGGAAATTTGCCTGCGCAACGACGCTTTGCCGATATTCTGCTGGCCGATGAAGGCAGCCCTTATGATTATGAAAAAGCTTATCATTGGCTGCATAATTCAATTACCGCTGATAAGCGGACTTATGCGGATATTGAACAGAAGCTTGCAAAGCTGGCTGAGAGAATGCCACCTTCGGTGGTTGAGAAAGCAAAAAGGCCACTTGATTAG
- a CDS encoding type III pantothenate kinase → MLLIDAGNTRSKFAWWDADTDKIEILGAIPHQSWLNDLSQPLKDLLLEVVSSRQLEREQQAIGCSVAAVQVMDTLNSSLAELGIKVFWQKTRAQQAGVTNGYTKEPERLGSDRWMALLGCHEQVKQNALIVDAGTALTIDWLMADGRHLGGWIVPGRQLMLNALGQGTANLKGITVNDIERDGLAAGLDTFDGITQGAEAALTGAIAQAIQLSGRYFSDQPFDVVVTGGDGEHLMRTLSVEFCRYDDLLFKGLRLCADNLNS, encoded by the coding sequence ATGCTACTAATTGATGCGGGCAATACTCGCAGCAAATTTGCATGGTGGGATGCTGACACCGACAAAATTGAGATTCTGGGTGCGATTCCTCATCAAAGCTGGCTAAACGATTTAAGTCAGCCGCTAAAAGATTTGTTACTTGAGGTTGTAAGCTCTCGCCAGCTAGAACGAGAGCAACAGGCCATTGGTTGCAGTGTAGCCGCTGTTCAGGTGATGGATACGTTAAATAGCTCGCTGGCGGAACTGGGTATAAAAGTTTTCTGGCAAAAAACCAGAGCACAGCAAGCAGGGGTTACTAATGGTTACACTAAAGAACCTGAGCGCCTCGGCTCGGATCGCTGGATGGCCTTACTCGGTTGTCATGAGCAAGTGAAACAGAACGCACTGATTGTCGATGCGGGTACTGCGCTGACCATTGACTGGTTGATGGCTGATGGCCGTCATCTTGGCGGCTGGATTGTTCCCGGACGACAGTTAATGCTAAATGCCTTGGGTCAGGGTACGGCTAATTTAAAGGGCATTACGGTAAATGATATTGAGCGTGATGGTTTAGCTGCCGGGCTGGATACTTTTGATGGTATTACCCAAGGGGCTGAAGCGGCTTTAACCGGTGCTATTGCACAAGCGATTCAGTTGTCCGGCCGCTATTTTTCTGACCAGCCTTTTGATGTGGTGGTCACCGGTGGTGACGGTGAGCATTTGATGCGAACCTTGTCGGTTGAATTCTGTCGTTATGACGATTTGTTGTTTAAGGGTTTGCGACTCTGTGCCGATAACCTAAACAGTTAA
- the birA gene encoding bifunctional biotin--[acetyl-CoA-carboxylase] ligase/biotin operon repressor BirA, with protein sequence MKQAERLDQLITLLANGEFHSGQAIGESLAISRAAVNQHIHKLEELGLELFSVTGRGYKLAWPIELLQARVIENESPEKWRQSPEFEVKSVVDSSNDRVKELAKEGPLEAGFSIFAEAQTAGRGRRGKKWISPFGNNLYFSVYWPLDEGIHGAMGLSLAAGVALAECFTDLGIEGVSVKWPNDVYIRGKKVTGILVDLETSPEGAAHSIIGIGINLTMPEHVGASIDQAWTDLNSELPQPMSRNHIAAQVRASVLSALQQYEQHGLAAFQQSWRRYDCFLDKPVKLIMGQRVCLGTCRGIDENGALLVEDEQGVRRYFGGEVSLRAQDATN encoded by the coding sequence ATGAAGCAGGCGGAACGTCTTGATCAGTTAATTACTTTACTGGCTAATGGTGAGTTTCATTCCGGGCAGGCTATTGGTGAGTCTCTGGCTATATCTCGGGCAGCGGTAAACCAGCACATTCATAAACTAGAAGAGCTTGGGTTGGAGCTGTTTTCGGTTACCGGGCGAGGCTATAAGCTTGCCTGGCCGATTGAGCTTTTGCAGGCCAGGGTTATTGAAAATGAAAGCCCGGAAAAGTGGCGGCAGTCGCCGGAGTTTGAAGTGAAGTCGGTGGTTGATTCCAGCAATGACCGGGTTAAAGAACTGGCCAAAGAAGGGCCTTTAGAAGCGGGTTTTTCTATTTTCGCCGAAGCTCAGACCGCCGGACGTGGGCGTCGTGGAAAAAAATGGATTTCGCCCTTTGGCAATAACCTTTACTTTAGTGTGTATTGGCCTTTGGATGAAGGTATTCATGGCGCCATGGGGTTAAGCCTTGCGGCTGGGGTCGCCTTAGCGGAATGTTTTACCGACCTGGGTATTGAAGGCGTTAGCGTAAAATGGCCTAACGATGTTTATATTCGCGGGAAGAAAGTGACCGGAATACTGGTCGATCTTGAAACCTCGCCGGAAGGCGCTGCGCACAGCATTATTGGCATTGGCATTAATTTAACCATGCCAGAGCATGTTGGTGCGAGCATTGATCAGGCCTGGACGGATCTGAACTCCGAATTGCCGCAGCCAATGTCGCGTAATCATATTGCGGCGCAGGTACGTGCCTCTGTACTGTCGGCTTTACAGCAATACGAGCAACACGGGCTGGCTGCGTTTCAGCAAAGCTGGCGCCGCTACGACTGCTTTTTGGACAAGCCGGTGAAGCTCATTATGGGGCAGAGAGTTTGTTTAGGAACCTGTCGTGGAATCGACGAAAATGGTGCGTTACTGGTAGAAGATGAGCAGGGCGTACGTCGTTATTTTGGTGGTGAAGTTTCATTGAGGGCGCAAGATGCTACTAATTGA
- the murB gene encoding UDP-N-acetylmuramate dehydrogenase, with protein MIELAERHSFKLPAQCRALIELKSSDDVEQLAFEEPYYLLGEGSNTLFVDDFYGTVICNRLLGVCIEEQESSYLITAAAGENWHNFVADLRARSIDGLENLALVPGSVGAAPVQNVGAYGVEVSTFIEQVTAWDIKEKCWVSMNKEACQFAYRDSVFKQHPGRWLITSVVFRLPKDWQPVTHYAPLNQLQGHVSAQKIFDTVVEVRQKKLPDPKVIPNAGSFFKNPVINKAQLDGLLQKWPDMVYFPVADNHVKVAAGWLIEHLGLKSAFVGDAAVNPHQALVLINKAQATGSDITQLALKIMKQVADASGIMLEPEVRLVGQHGLVQLAVEK; from the coding sequence TAGCATTTGAAGAACCTTATTATTTGCTTGGTGAGGGCAGTAACACCTTATTTGTTGATGACTTTTATGGAACCGTCATTTGCAACCGGCTACTGGGTGTCTGTATTGAAGAACAGGAAAGCTCGTATTTAATTACTGCCGCAGCAGGCGAGAACTGGCATAACTTTGTTGCTGACTTACGCGCAAGAAGTATCGACGGGCTGGAGAACTTAGCGCTAGTTCCGGGCTCAGTTGGTGCTGCTCCGGTACAGAATGTCGGGGCATATGGTGTCGAGGTGTCAACCTTTATTGAGCAGGTAACCGCCTGGGATATTAAAGAAAAGTGCTGGGTTTCTATGAATAAAGAAGCCTGCCAGTTCGCGTATCGCGACAGTGTATTCAAGCAACACCCTGGGCGTTGGTTGATAACTTCGGTGGTGTTTCGCTTGCCCAAAGACTGGCAACCGGTTACTCACTATGCTCCGTTGAACCAACTTCAGGGGCATGTGAGTGCCCAGAAAATTTTCGATACGGTTGTGGAAGTGCGTCAGAAAAAACTGCCGGACCCAAAAGTTATACCCAATGCAGGCAGCTTTTTTAAAAACCCGGTTATTAACAAAGCGCAGCTTGATGGGCTGTTGCAGAAATGGCCGGACATGGTCTATTTCCCGGTAGCCGATAACCATGTGAAAGTGGCGGCTGGGTGGCTTATTGAGCATTTAGGTCTGAAGTCTGCGTTTGTCGGCGATGCTGCTGTTAACCCGCATCAGGCATTGGTACTGATTAATAAAGCACAGGCCACGGGCAGTGATATTACGCAACTGGCACTGAAAATTATGAAACAAGTGGCGGATGCCAGTGGCATTATGCTGGAACCTGAAGTTCGTCTGGTGGGCCAACATGGCCTTGTGCAGTTGGCGGTAGAGAAATGA